Proteins encoded in a region of the Magnetospirillum sp. genome:
- the ftsZ gene encoding cell division protein FtsZ translates to MAITLGTIPGELKPRITVVGVGGAGGNAVNNMIRARLEGVEFVVANTDAQALGQSIAERKLQLGVGVTQGLGAGSRPDVGRVAAEESMGDLLEHIQGSHMVFVAAGMGGGTGTGAAPVIARACREHGILTVGVVTKPFHFEGTHRMKLAEAGIEELQQTVDTLIIIPNQNLFRVANERTTFADAFKMADDVLYSGVRGVTDLMVMPGLINLDFADIRSVMGEMGKAMMGTGEAEGDSRAIDAAQKAISNPLLDDVSMKGAKGVLINITGGMDMTLFEVDEAANRIRDEVDPEANIIFGSTFDETLNGRMRVSVVATGIDAAAAVQPKPQTTVVSFARPAARPTVPAPMTTTAPAAVAAATSIPAMPNMVPATVAQSAPIQQTATALKLEAAPIPVFEAAPLAAPALPLAVEPAPVAAQPVAPQPVEAYIPPKPVEVAQAAASPANPFAEAELVNAAKTAAPAAKPAPRKVSLFERMTRTGQARSEAAPAAAEPVRSQPTLAAPIGAMTLPTQPAAAAAPAPATAPAAPATSQPRLGGLDPADRIQSKTEDDLLEIPAFLRRQAN, encoded by the coding sequence ATGGCCATCACTCTTGGAACAATCCCGGGCGAACTTAAGCCGCGCATCACCGTCGTCGGTGTGGGCGGTGCAGGCGGCAATGCCGTCAACAACATGATCCGCGCGCGCCTCGAAGGCGTCGAGTTCGTCGTCGCCAACACCGACGCGCAAGCACTCGGCCAGTCGATCGCGGAGCGCAAGCTGCAGCTCGGCGTGGGCGTCACGCAAGGTCTGGGTGCGGGCTCGCGCCCCGACGTAGGCCGCGTGGCGGCCGAAGAATCGATGGGCGATCTTCTGGAGCACATCCAGGGCTCGCACATGGTGTTCGTCGCCGCCGGCATGGGCGGCGGTACGGGTACGGGTGCCGCCCCGGTCATCGCACGCGCTTGCCGCGAGCACGGTATTCTCACCGTGGGCGTGGTCACCAAGCCCTTCCACTTCGAAGGCACGCACCGCATGAAGCTTGCGGAAGCGGGCATTGAAGAACTGCAGCAGACGGTCGATACGCTCATCATCATCCCGAACCAGAATCTGTTCCGGGTCGCCAACGAACGCACGACCTTCGCCGACGCCTTCAAGATGGCCGACGACGTGCTCTATTCGGGTGTGCGCGGTGTGACCGACCTCATGGTGATGCCGGGCCTCATCAATCTCGACTTCGCCGACATCCGCTCGGTCATGGGCGAGATGGGCAAGGCGATGATGGGTACGGGCGAAGCCGAAGGCGACAGCCGTGCGATCGACGCCGCCCAGAAGGCGATCTCGAACCCGCTGCTCGACGACGTGTCGATGAAGGGTGCGAAGGGCGTGCTCATCAACATCACCGGCGGCATGGACATGACGCTGTTCGAGGTCGACGAAGCGGCCAACCGCATCCGCGACGAGGTCGATCCGGAAGCCAACATCATCTTCGGTTCGACCTTCGACGAGACGCTCAACGGCCGCATGCGGGTGTCGGTCGTGGCGACGGGCATCGATGCCGCTGCCGCCGTCCAGCCCAAGCCGCAGACGACTGTGGTGAGCTTCGCGCGCCCGGCCGCCCGCCCGACCGTCCCGGCACCGATGACGACGACGGCCCCTGCCGCCGTCGCGGCCGCCACGTCCATCCCGGCCATGCCGAATATGGTCCCGGCCACGGTCGCCCAATCGGCACCGATCCAGCAGACGGCCACCGCCCTCAAGCTCGAGGCGGCCCCGATCCCGGTGTTCGAAGCGGCCCCGCTTGCCGCCCCGGCCTTGCCGCTCGCGGTCGAACCGGCCCCGGTCGCGGCCCAGCCGGTCGCCCCGCAGCCGGTCGAGGCGTATATCCCGCCCAAGCCGGTTGAAGTGGCGCAAGCGGCGGCAAGCCCGGCCAACCCGTTTGCCGAGGCCGAGTTGGTCAACGCCGCCAAGACGGCCGCCCCGGCCGCCAAGCCTGCCCCGCGCAAGGTCTCGCTGTTCGAGCGCATGACCCGCACGGGCCAGGCCCGCAGCGAGGCGGCCCCGGCCGCCGCCGAACCGGTGCGTAGCCAGCCCACGCTGGCCGCCCCGATCGGCGCCATGACCCTACCGACGCAACCGGCCGCAGCTGCGGCCCCGGCTCCCGCGACGGCTCCGGCGGCCCCGGCCACAAGCCAGCCGCGCCTTGGCGGGCTTGACCCTGCTGACCGGATCCAGAGCAAGACCGAAGACGACCTGCTCGAAATCCCGGCCTTCCTGCGCCGCCAAGCCAACTAA
- a CDS encoding D-alanine--D-alanine ligase — MTRVLLLKGGLSSEREVSLVSGAECAKALRAKGYVVDEHDFTSLDGLMAALATKPDAVFNALHGRYAEDGTIQGVLDLAGIPYTHSGLLASAVAMDKPMARKIFAGHGLPVAEGGVFHREDVLAGRAIPVPFVMKPTNEGSSVGVKIVLDASDLAALAREAWPFDEEVLVEAYIPGRELTVAVLGTNGSAQALGVLEIRPNNGFYDYTAKYTDGKAIHLCPAPIAAQAYAKAMQIALEAHRALGCRGVSRADIRYDDTSGEPGALCLLEVNTQPGMTPLSLVPEIAAASGITFADLCARLVEDARHDGPRARLNP, encoded by the coding sequence ATGACCCGCGTTCTGCTACTCAAAGGCGGTCTGTCGAGCGAGCGCGAGGTGAGCCTCGTGTCGGGGGCGGAATGCGCCAAGGCGCTGCGCGCCAAAGGCTATGTCGTGGACGAGCACGATTTCACGTCGCTCGACGGCTTGATGGCCGCCCTCGCGACAAAACCGGACGCGGTTTTCAACGCGCTGCACGGCCGCTATGCCGAAGACGGCACGATCCAAGGCGTGCTCGATCTCGCGGGCATCCCGTACACGCATTCGGGCCTGCTCGCCTCGGCGGTGGCGATGGACAAGCCGATGGCGCGCAAGATCTTCGCGGGCCACGGCCTGCCGGTCGCCGAAGGCGGGGTATTCCACCGCGAAGACGTGCTCGCCGGCCGTGCAATCCCCGTCCCCTTCGTGATGAAGCCGACGAACGAAGGCTCGAGCGTGGGCGTCAAGATCGTGCTCGATGCAAGCGACCTTGCCGCCCTCGCGCGCGAAGCCTGGCCGTTCGACGAGGAAGTTCTCGTCGAAGCCTACATTCCCGGCCGCGAGCTCACGGTTGCCGTGCTTGGCACCAACGGCTCGGCGCAGGCCTTGGGCGTGCTCGAAATCCGCCCCAACAACGGCTTCTACGACTACACGGCCAAATACACGGACGGCAAAGCCATCCATCTGTGCCCGGCGCCCATTGCAGCGCAGGCTTATGCCAAGGCGATGCAGATCGCCCTCGAAGCACACCGCGCTTTGGGTTGCCGCGGCGTGAGCCGGGCCGACATTCGCTACGACGACACAAGCGGCGAGCCTGGTGCTTTGTGCCTGCTCGAAGTCAACACCCAGCCCGGCATGACGCCCTTGTCGCTGGTTCCCGAAATCGCCGCCGCCAGCGGCATAACGTTCGCCGATCTGTGCGCGCGTCTGGTCGAAGATGCGCGGCACGACGGGCCGCGCGCGAGGCTCAATCCATGA
- the murB gene encoding UDP-N-acetylmuramate dehydrogenase, with the protein MVETRSLRLVERLPKVRGPYRANVSLAQYTWFRVGGPAEILFRPEDADDLAAFMAGKPADVPVTVLGVGSNLLVRDGGIPGVSIRLGKGFAGLTRDGDILRAGAGCLDANVALQAAHWGMGGLEFLSGIPGTVGGALRMNAGAYGREMKDVTLAAEAIDADGNRQYATNGAMCFSYRHTGMPADWIFVGAELKTSSADPAAIASVMADIQAKREATQPVRTRTGGSTFANPTEASAAHTKAWELIDQAGCRGLARGGAMVSEKHCNFLVNTGNATAAEIEDLGEEVRARVFAKFGVELRWEIKRIGVRLEKSQ; encoded by the coding sequence ATGGTCGAGACGCGGTCGCTTCGCCTGGTCGAGCGTTTGCCCAAGGTGCGCGGGCCCTATCGCGCCAATGTGAGCCTTGCTCAATACACGTGGTTCCGCGTCGGCGGCCCGGCCGAGATCCTGTTCAGACCGGAAGATGCCGACGATCTTGCGGCGTTCATGGCAGGCAAACCCGCCGACGTGCCGGTGACGGTGCTGGGCGTGGGCTCGAACCTGCTCGTGCGCGACGGCGGCATTCCGGGCGTGTCGATCCGGCTTGGCAAAGGTTTTGCGGGCCTCACGCGCGACGGCGACATTTTGCGCGCCGGGGCCGGCTGCCTCGACGCCAACGTCGCTTTGCAGGCAGCACACTGGGGCATGGGCGGGCTTGAGTTTCTGTCCGGCATTCCGGGCACGGTCGGCGGCGCCTTGCGCATGAATGCGGGTGCTTACGGCCGCGAAATGAAAGACGTCACACTCGCGGCAGAAGCGATCGACGCCGACGGCAATCGCCAATACGCGACCAATGGCGCCATGTGCTTCAGCTATCGGCACACCGGCATGCCGGCCGACTGGATTTTCGTCGGCGCCGAACTCAAGACCAGCAGCGCCGATCCCGCCGCCATCGCATCCGTGATGGCCGACATCCAAGCCAAGCGCGAAGCAACCCAGCCGGTGCGCACGCGCACGGGCGGATCCACCTTCGCGAACCCGACCGAGGCGAGTGCCGCGCACACCAAGGCCTGGGAACTGATCGACCAGGCGGGCTGCCGCGGCCTTGCGCGCGGCGGGGCCATGGTCTCGGAAAAACACTGCAACTTCCTTGTGAACACCGGCAACGCCACGGCGGCCGAGATCGAAGATCTCGGCGAAGAGGTGCGCGCGCGCGTGTTCGCCAAATTCGGCGTCGAGCTGCGCTGGGAGATCAAGCGCATCGGCGTGCGGTTGGAGAAATCCCAATGA
- a CDS encoding outer membrane protein assembly factor BamD yields MPLRRRPIRSFLAVALVGVALAACGEKEEVYVEKPVEELYNAAVNAMASGNYVRAARQFDEVERQHPYSVWATRAQLQGAYAHYQNNKYDDAIVALDRFIQLNPSNRDVAYAYYLKALCYYEQITDVARDARMTEDALQSLQEVVRRFPESTYARDARVKIDLTYDHLAGKEMEVGRFYQRRNQALAAINRFRTVVEKFQTTSHVPEALHRLVESYMSLGLVDEARRTTAVLGHNYPGSEWYRDSFALVGTGEMPRDERPGMVNRTLNALNPVNLF; encoded by the coding sequence ATGCCGCTTCGCCGTCGCCCGATTCGTTCTTTTCTTGCCGTCGCCCTCGTCGGCGTGGCGCTGGCCGCGTGCGGCGAAAAAGAAGAGGTCTATGTCGAAAAGCCGGTCGAGGAACTGTACAACGCGGCCGTAAACGCCATGGCCTCTGGCAACTATGTGCGCGCGGCCAGGCAGTTCGACGAGGTCGAGCGCCAGCACCCCTATTCGGTGTGGGCCACCCGCGCCCAGCTCCAGGGCGCTTACGCCCACTACCAGAACAACAAATACGACGACGCGATCGTGGCGCTGGACCGCTTCATCCAGCTCAACCCGTCCAACCGCGACGTCGCTTACGCCTATTATCTGAAGGCGTTGTGCTACTACGAACAGATCACCGACGTGGCGCGCGACGCGCGCATGACCGAAGACGCGCTGCAGTCGCTGCAGGAAGTGGTGCGCCGCTTTCCCGAAAGCACCTATGCGCGCGACGCGCGCGTGAAGATCGACCTCACCTACGACCATCTCGCGGGCAAGGAAATGGAAGTCGGGCGCTTCTACCAGCGCCGCAACCAGGCCCTTGCTGCGATCAACCGTTTCCGCACGGTGGTCGAGAAGTTCCAGACCACCAGCCACGTGCCCGAGGCTTTGCATCGGCTTGTGGAGAGCTACATGTCGTTGGGCCTCGTCGACGAGGCGCGGCGCACGACGGCCGTGCTCGGCCACAATTATCCCGGCAGCGAATGGTACCGCGATTCGTTTGCGCTGGTCGGGACCGGCGAAATGCCCAGGGACGAGCGACCGGGCATGGTCAATCGCACGCTGAACGCGCTCAATCCGGTCAACCTGTTTTAG
- the ftsA gene encoding cell division protein FtsA, producing the protein MAKSKRKSRSGLVAVLDLGSTKVSCFVAKADADGNARVVGIGHQISHGVKSGAIVDLDEAEHSILSAVSAAEQMAGETLKSVVVNLIGGQPQSRTVPVEVAIAGHEIGDHDLRKVLEQARQTQLAPERRLIHQIPVGFTIDGSRGIRDPRGMCGERLGVKMHMVTASAASVRNLENVVARCHLEVEDAVVPAYAAGLACLVEDEMDLGSCIVDMGGGTTSLAVFFDGHCVFADTIAVGGAHVTNDIARGLSTPLAHAERMKTLHGSCIPSPADEREIIDVPLVGEEDQAQANHVPKSILTGIVAPRLEETFEMVRQRLEASGFDRVAGRRVVLTGGASQLQGARELAAMVLDKQVRMGKPVRLQGLADQTGGPAFAACAGLVAFALAKGTESLRPDAAPTPGVGLFGRFGMWLRENL; encoded by the coding sequence TTGGCCAAAAGCAAACGCAAGTCGCGCAGCGGTCTGGTTGCCGTGCTCGATCTGGGCTCGACCAAAGTTTCGTGCTTCGTCGCCAAGGCCGATGCCGACGGCAATGCGCGCGTCGTGGGTATCGGCCACCAGATCAGCCACGGCGTCAAAAGCGGCGCCATCGTCGATCTCGACGAGGCCGAACATTCGATCCTGTCGGCCGTGTCGGCAGCCGAGCAAATGGCGGGCGAAACGCTCAAGAGCGTCGTCGTCAATCTCATCGGCGGCCAGCCGCAATCGCGCACCGTCCCCGTCGAAGTCGCGATCGCCGGCCACGAGATCGGCGACCACGATCTGCGCAAAGTGCTCGAGCAAGCGCGCCAGACGCAGCTCGCCCCCGAACGGCGCCTCATCCACCAAATCCCCGTCGGCTTCACGATCGACGGCAGCCGCGGCATTCGCGATCCGCGCGGCATGTGCGGCGAGCGGCTCGGCGTGAAGATGCACATGGTCACGGCCTCGGCCGCTTCCGTGCGCAATCTCGAAAACGTCGTCGCCCGCTGCCATCTCGAAGTCGAAGACGCGGTCGTTCCCGCCTATGCGGCAGGCCTCGCCTGCCTCGTCGAAGACGAGATGGATCTCGGCAGCTGCATCGTCGACATGGGTGGGGGCACCACGTCGCTTGCCGTGTTCTTCGACGGGCATTGCGTGTTCGCCGACACGATCGCGGTCGGCGGGGCGCACGTGACCAACGACATCGCGCGCGGTCTTTCGACTCCGCTTGCGCATGCCGAGCGCATGAAGACGCTGCACGGCAGCTGCATCCCCTCGCCCGCCGACGAGCGCGAAATCATCGACGTGCCGCTGGTCGGCGAAGAAGACCAAGCGCAAGCCAACCATGTGCCCAAATCGATCCTGACCGGCATCGTCGCCCCGCGCCTCGAAGAAACCTTCGAGATGGTGCGCCAGCGCCTCGAAGCCTCGGGCTTCGACCGCGTGGCGGGACGGCGCGTTGTGCTCACGGGCGGCGCTTCGCAGCTGCAAGGTGCACGCGAACTTGCCGCCATGGTTCTCGACAAGCAGGTGCGCATGGGCAAGCCCGTCCGCCTGCAAGGACTTGCCGACCAGACAGGGGGCCCCGCCTTCGCCGCATGCGCGGGCCTCGTCGCTTTCGCCCTTGCCAAGGGCACCGAATCGCTGCGTCCTGACGCCGCTCCAACACCGGGAGTGGGCCTGTTTGGGCGCTTCGGAATGTGGCTGCGGGAGAATCTCTGA
- the recN gene encoding DNA repair protein RecN has protein sequence MLAHLSIRDFVLIDRLDLGFAAGLSALTGETGAGKSILLDALGLALGGRADAGGVRKGAASASVSASFEVDAGHPALALLAEQGLALPEDGAPLILRRVLSADGRSRAFANDQACSVGLLRQLGGMLVEIHGQFDTHGLFDPATHAGLLDAWAGLGRDAAAVAARYAGWAAARQALADTQAAIAKARLEEDYLRHALAEFETLAPQPGEEKTLAESRAILQAREKLAEALAEARSELEGQRGVESALRAAQRSLERVAAHAGERFDKAIAALDRAASETMDAAAEIEAAGDALSEGGADLDKTEERLFALRALARKHRTSVDALADLQAEIAGKLGALDDGEAGLKKQAQAEAAAKAAYLAAAKALSAARNTAAGKLDKALAKELPPLKLEKARFRTRLSPRPESEWGPSGLDAIAFEVATNPGSEPGPLAKIASGGEMARFMLALKVVLAKADAKRGLVPALVFDEVDAGIGGAVAAAVGERLARLAGEAQVLVVTHSPQVAARADTHLKVAKTATAKSAATSVGVLDPAQRREEIARMLSGASVTDAARAAADALLAGTG, from the coding sequence ATGCTTGCCCATCTGTCCATTCGCGATTTCGTGCTGATCGACCGGCTCGATCTCGGTTTTGCCGCCGGCCTCTCGGCACTGACGGGCGAAACGGGGGCCGGCAAATCGATCCTGCTCGATGCGTTGGGCTTGGCGCTGGGCGGCCGGGCAGATGCCGGCGGCGTGCGCAAAGGGGCAGCGAGCGCTTCCGTATCTGCGAGCTTCGAGGTCGATGCGGGCCATCCGGCCTTGGCGCTGTTGGCCGAACAAGGCCTCGCTTTGCCCGAAGACGGTGCGCCGTTGATCCTGCGGCGTGTGCTGTCGGCCGACGGGCGCAGCCGCGCTTTTGCCAACGACCAGGCCTGCTCGGTCGGGCTGCTGCGCCAGTTGGGCGGCATGCTCGTCGAAATCCACGGCCAGTTCGATACGCACGGCCTGTTCGACCCGGCCACACATGCCGGCCTGCTTGATGCTTGGGCAGGCCTCGGCCGCGATGCCGCAGCCGTCGCCGCACGCTACGCCGGATGGGCGGCCGCCCGCCAAGCCCTTGCCGACACGCAAGCGGCAATCGCGAAAGCGCGGCTCGAAGAAGACTATCTGCGCCATGCATTGGCCGAGTTCGAAACGCTGGCCCCGCAGCCGGGCGAAGAAAAAACGCTCGCCGAATCCCGCGCCATCCTGCAGGCGCGCGAGAAGCTCGCCGAAGCCTTGGCCGAAGCGCGCAGCGAGCTTGAAGGCCAGCGCGGCGTGGAAAGCGCTTTGCGCGCGGCCCAACGTTCGCTCGAGCGCGTCGCCGCCCATGCGGGCGAACGTTTCGACAAGGCGATCGCTGCCCTCGACCGGGCAGCCAGCGAAACCATGGATGCCGCCGCCGAGATCGAAGCGGCGGGCGATGCGCTGTCCGAAGGCGGGGCCGATCTCGACAAGACCGAAGAACGGCTCTTTGCGCTGCGCGCCCTTGCGCGCAAGCATCGCACCAGTGTGGATGCACTGGCCGACCTCCAAGCCGAGATAGCGGGCAAGCTTGGGGCCCTCGACGACGGCGAGGCAGGCCTCAAGAAACAAGCCCAGGCCGAAGCGGCCGCAAAGGCCGCGTATCTTGCCGCCGCCAAGGCGTTGTCGGCAGCGCGCAACACGGCGGCAGGCAAACTCGACAAGGCGTTGGCCAAAGAATTGCCGCCGTTGAAGCTTGAGAAGGCGCGCTTCCGCACGCGCCTTAGCCCACGCCCTGAAAGCGAATGGGGCCCAAGCGGGCTCGATGCGATCGCCTTCGAAGTGGCGACCAACCCCGGCAGCGAGCCGGGCCCGCTCGCCAAAATCGCCTCAGGCGGGGAAATGGCGCGCTTCATGCTCGCCCTCAAAGTCGTGCTCGCCAAGGCCGACGCCAAGCGCGGGCTTGTCCCCGCCTTGGTGTTCGACGAGGTCGATGCCGGTATTGGCGGGGCCGTGGCCGCCGCCGTCGGCGAGCGCTTGGCGCGGCTTGCGGGCGAAGCCCAAGTGCTCGTCGTCACGCACAGCCCGCAAGTCGCCGCACGCGCCGATACGCATTTGAAGGTCGCCAAGACCGCGACGGCCAAATCCGCCGCCACGAGCGTCGGCGTGCTCGATCCCGCGCAGCGCCGCGAGGAGATTGCGCGCATGCTGTCGGGGGCGAGCGTCACCGACGCCGCACGTGCGGCGGCCGACGCACTCCTGGCCGGGACGGGCTGA
- a CDS encoding FtsQ-type POTRA domain-containing protein, producing the protein MTLRRTSKPKKPARRFGWRRLLSWHPSQRVLKTSLVLLVAGSLGGGFAWAWQRGLPQAAGDLQDEFAERTLAATARAGLAVRDVLVEGRVQTDPRDLRAVLDARRGAPILAFDPYAAKAELEQLPWVRRASVERRLPDTIFVRLEERIPLALWQRQGRFVVIDSEGVEIAGTDPARFADRLVVVGDDAPAHASALIALLETEPQMLQRVSAAVRVGGRRWNLRLDNGVDVNLPEANAGAAYERLAQLVRENGLIDRNLVAVDLRLPDRLILRVGKDATPPAQTQPAQAQRRPNRPT; encoded by the coding sequence ATGACTCTGCGCCGCACATCCAAACCCAAAAAGCCCGCGCGCCGCTTCGGCTGGCGCCGCCTGCTGTCGTGGCATCCGTCGCAGCGCGTGCTCAAAACATCGCTTGTCCTTTTGGTTGCAGGATCGCTCGGCGGCGGTTTTGCGTGGGCGTGGCAGCGCGGCCTGCCGCAAGCGGCGGGCGATCTGCAGGACGAATTCGCCGAACGTACGCTCGCGGCCACTGCGCGCGCGGGCCTTGCCGTGCGCGACGTTCTGGTCGAAGGCCGCGTGCAGACCGATCCGCGCGATCTGCGCGCGGTCCTCGATGCGCGGCGTGGCGCGCCCATTCTTGCGTTCGACCCTTACGCCGCCAAAGCCGAGCTCGAGCAATTGCCGTGGGTGCGGCGTGCTTCCGTCGAACGCCGCCTGCCCGACACGATCTTCGTCCGGCTTGAAGAGCGCATCCCGCTCGCGCTGTGGCAGCGCCAGGGCCGCTTCGTCGTGATCGATTCCGAAGGTGTGGAGATCGCAGGTACGGATCCCGCGCGCTTTGCCGACCGTCTCGTCGTGGTCGGTGACGACGCACCCGCACATGCAAGCGCCTTGATCGCGCTGCTCGAGACCGAGCCGCAGATGCTGCAGCGCGTGTCGGCCGCCGTGCGCGTGGGCGGGCGGCGCTGGAATCTGCGTCTCGACAACGGCGTGGACGTCAATCTGCCCGAAGCCAATGCCGGGGCCGCCTACGAGCGCCTCGCCCAGCTCGTGCGCGAAAACGGCCTTATCGACCGCAATCTCGTCGCGGTCGATCTGCGCCTGCCCGACCGCCTGATCTTGCGCGTCGGCAAAGACGCGACCCCGCCTGCTCAAACCCAGCCTGCGCAAGCTCAGCGCCGGCCCAACCGACCCACGTAA
- the lpxC gene encoding UDP-3-O-acyl-N-acetylglucosamine deacetylase — translation MLGNRSTKPRPIAQRTLKGPISCTGTGLHSGRKVTMQLLPAPPNHGIVFRRRDIAGPAGILKADYRNVRDTRLCSMLINEAGTRIGTVEHLMAALYGAEIDNLIVEIDADEIPVMDGSSAPFLFLFECAGTIEQAATRRAIEILAPLTIQDGDARLELLPGKGFSAEFEIDFQSDAIGRQRLNVTLDPAAFRQEIARARTFGFEHEVAQLRAMGLARGGSLDNAVVISDGRILNEDGLRFEDEFVRHKMLDLVGDLYLAGGPLLGHVRATRTGHRHNNAALHALLGNPQAWQWRDVTAETYRRASGVRLAVQASE, via the coding sequence GTGCTGGGCAATCGTTCGACCAAGCCGCGCCCGATCGCGCAACGGACTTTGAAGGGGCCGATCTCGTGCACCGGGACGGGCTTGCATTCCGGGCGCAAAGTCACGATGCAGCTGCTGCCCGCCCCACCCAATCACGGCATCGTTTTCCGCCGCCGCGACATTGCGGGTCCGGCCGGCATCCTGAAGGCCGACTACCGCAATGTGCGCGACACGCGCCTGTGCTCGATGCTGATCAACGAAGCGGGTACCCGCATCGGCACGGTCGAGCATCTGATGGCCGCACTTTACGGTGCGGAAATCGACAATTTGATCGTGGAAATCGACGCCGACGAAATTCCGGTTATGGACGGCTCGTCGGCCCCGTTCCTGTTTCTGTTCGAATGTGCGGGCACCATCGAGCAAGCCGCCACGCGCCGCGCCATCGAAATCCTCGCCCCCTTGACGATTCAAGACGGCGACGCGCGCCTCGAGCTGCTGCCTGGCAAGGGTTTCTCGGCCGAATTCGAGATCGACTTCCAAAGCGACGCGATCGGCCGCCAGCGCCTGAACGTAACGCTCGATCCGGCCGCCTTCCGTCAGGAAATTGCGCGCGCCCGCACCTTCGGCTTCGAGCATGAAGTGGCCCAGCTGCGCGCCATGGGGCTTGCGCGCGGCGGCTCGCTCGACAATGCCGTCGTAATCTCCGACGGCCGCATTCTCAACGAAGACGGGCTTCGCTTCGAAGACGAGTTCGTGCGCCACAAGATGCTCGACCTGGTGGGCGACCTCTATCTCGCCGGCGGCCCGCTGCTTGGCCATGTGCGCGCCACGCGCACCGGCCACCGCCACAACAACGCGGCCCTCCATGCGCTGCTCGGCAATCCGCAGGCCTGGCAATGGCGCGACGTGACGGCCGAAACCTACCGCCGCGCCAGCGGCGTGCGCCTGGCGGTCCAAGCGTCCGAGTGA